Proteins encoded together in one Terriglobus saanensis SP1PR4 window:
- a CDS encoding SDR family oxidoreductase has protein sequence MTSQSNSARTALVVGATGITGLSLTSHLARNQWQVLGLARKPQASAGVTPIAADLQNPDSVRAALKDQKITDIFLNVWSRQANEAENVRVNGDMLRNLFWALPANIELQHIALVTGTKQYLGPFESYGQTSAETPFREDTPRLPGLNFYYTQEDIVVEEAAKRNATWNVHRPHTVIGYARGNAMNMGTTLAVYATLCRKTGEPFIFPGSHLQWNAITDVTDARILAQHLEWAALTPAAHNEAFNIVNGDTFRWRWLWPQIAAYFGIEPQGPPEAIAPLDDRMEKAAGLWKAIAAKHNLAEDNIDKLVSWWHTDGDLGRQLECVNDMTKSRLLGFTALQPTPQSFFDLFDELKKDRTIPA, from the coding sequence ATGACTTCGCAATCGAACTCCGCGCGTACAGCACTCGTCGTCGGCGCAACCGGCATCACGGGACTCTCCCTGACCTCTCATCTCGCGCGCAATCAGTGGCAAGTCCTTGGCCTCGCCCGCAAGCCGCAGGCGTCTGCTGGAGTGACACCCATCGCCGCGGACCTTCAAAATCCTGACTCCGTCCGCGCGGCTCTCAAGGACCAGAAGATCACTGACATCTTTCTCAATGTCTGGTCGCGTCAGGCCAACGAAGCGGAGAACGTCCGCGTCAACGGAGACATGCTGCGCAACCTCTTCTGGGCGCTTCCGGCCAACATCGAATTGCAGCACATCGCTCTCGTCACAGGAACCAAACAGTATCTTGGCCCCTTCGAAAGCTACGGCCAGACCTCTGCCGAAACTCCCTTCCGGGAAGACACGCCCCGCCTGCCCGGTTTGAACTTCTACTACACGCAGGAAGACATCGTCGTTGAAGAAGCAGCGAAGCGCAACGCGACATGGAACGTCCATCGTCCGCACACCGTCATCGGATACGCCCGTGGCAATGCGATGAACATGGGCACAACGCTCGCCGTCTACGCTACGCTCTGCCGCAAGACGGGCGAGCCCTTCATCTTCCCCGGTTCGCATCTGCAATGGAACGCCATCACCGACGTCACCGACGCACGCATCCTCGCGCAGCATCTGGAGTGGGCCGCACTCACACCGGCGGCCCACAACGAAGCCTTCAACATCGTGAACGGAGACACCTTCCGCTGGCGCTGGCTCTGGCCCCAGATCGCCGCCTACTTTGGCATCGAACCGCAGGGGCCTCCGGAAGCTATTGCACCGCTCGATGACCGCATGGAGAAGGCTGCGGGTCTATGGAAGGCCATCGCCGCAAAACACAACCTCGCCGAAGACAACATTGACAAGCTCGTCTCCTGGTGGCACACCGATGGCGATCTCGGACGCCAGCTCGAATGCGTCAACGACATGACGAAGAGCCGACTGCTCGGCTTCACCGCTCTGCAGCCAACTCCACAATCTTTCTTCGACCTTTTTGATGAGCTGAAAAAAGACCGTACTATCCCCGCATAG
- a CDS encoding malectin domain-containing carbohydrate-binding protein codes for MKNALLALLLMLSLGAGTMLAQDSGACPTPQPTSKGNGLVAGVPVDGGGLRYYFPDALLGGFDCFEQLKSWFPSTIASTGSINPKHIVVDMAYADEGTATFFNVVVPVAGAYTLDFRYAFEEGLYPGVKDRPEGITVNGVLITNDMHFPETGSFEVYQDQTIVVPLVAGKNTVQMTNIAAQSVSRVDSMTVTPYNGAVPCEGLPTAISGLSAQAASTTQINLNWNASTAPMNCGSVTYNVYRSTTPAFTPSGSSLIASQLITPQYSDTNPVCDTTYYYAVAAADPNGTSSTSNQVTVATNECPAVGNVQINAGGPEVDPFVADIDFAGGGKQNHTNTIDLTAVPNPAPMAVYQSAHTGNFTYTIPGFNHGSTHTIRLHFAETYFKVAGARTFNVTINGNTALTNFDIFAASGGINKAIVEEFTLPASDSGSYVISFASVVNSSLLSGIEIH; via the coding sequence ATGAAAAACGCATTACTCGCCTTATTGCTGATGCTTTCGTTAGGAGCAGGCACCATGCTGGCTCAAGATTCTGGAGCATGTCCGACACCGCAACCGACCTCGAAAGGCAATGGCCTAGTCGCTGGTGTGCCGGTAGACGGTGGTGGACTGAGGTATTACTTTCCCGATGCTCTGCTCGGAGGATTTGATTGTTTTGAACAGTTGAAGTCCTGGTTCCCTTCCACGATTGCGTCCACAGGTTCAATCAACCCGAAACATATCGTGGTAGACATGGCCTACGCCGATGAAGGCACAGCAACCTTCTTCAACGTGGTCGTTCCCGTCGCTGGCGCTTACACTCTGGATTTCCGCTACGCCTTTGAGGAGGGTCTCTATCCTGGCGTGAAGGACAGGCCAGAAGGAATCACCGTGAATGGAGTTCTCATCACAAATGATATGCATTTCCCGGAGACCGGAAGCTTTGAGGTCTATCAGGACCAGACCATCGTGGTTCCTCTTGTAGCCGGAAAAAATACAGTCCAGATGACGAACATCGCCGCCCAAAGCGTCTCACGAGTCGACTCCATGACGGTCACACCGTACAACGGTGCTGTCCCCTGCGAGGGCCTGCCGACTGCCATCAGCGGTCTGAGTGCCCAGGCAGCCTCTACCACCCAGATCAACCTTAACTGGAATGCAAGTACCGCCCCCATGAACTGCGGCAGCGTTACATATAACGTCTATCGCAGCACAACACCTGCATTCACGCCCTCCGGTTCAAGCCTGATCGCCAGCCAACTCATCACGCCGCAATACAGCGATACCAATCCGGTTTGCGACACGACCTACTACTATGCCGTTGCGGCCGCCGATCCCAATGGCACCTCGTCGACTTCGAACCAGGTCACCGTTGCAACAAATGAGTGCCCTGCAGTCGGAAACGTGCAGATCAATGCTGGCGGCCCGGAAGTGGATCCCTTCGTTGCAGATATTGACTTTGCAGGTGGAGGCAAACAAAATCACACCAATACCATTGACCTGACCGCAGTCCCCAACCCTGCACCCATGGCGGTCTATCAGAGCGCACACACAGGAAACTTCACTTACACGATTCCCGGCTTCAACCACGGATCGACTCACACGATCCGGCTGCACTTTGCCGAGACTTACTTCAAAGTAGCGGGTGCCCGCACCTTCAACGTAACGATCAACGGCAATACTGCGTTGACTAACTTCGATATCTTTGCGGCGTCCGGTGGAATCAATAAGGCCATCGTGGAAGAGTTCACCCTTCCTGCCAGCGACTCCGGCAGCTACGTCATCAGCTTCGCTTCCGTCGTCAACTCCTCGCTCCTGAGCGGAATTGAAATTCACTAA
- a CDS encoding M2 family metallopeptidase: MRSSRFLALVLAMSFVPALFSQGAPPSPAEAEKWMAATEADLLTAANEAQRAAWVQETFINDDTEAIAAKANERFAARANRAVIEARRFDGLKGLSTDMQRKFMLLKLNGSPTDEKLLAELTQVSASLDGMYGKGKYCVGGDKTKCLGIDQIDVVMAKSHDAKELEDLWVGWHKVSVPMRPKYERLVELSNQGAKEFGFKDTGDLWRAGYDMKPEEFSAELDRVWGQLQPFYQELHAYVRAGLIKKYGAAAERKDGMIPAHLLGNMWAQEWGNVYDLVAPADAVKTYDLEAALKTRIGNVPPLEAGKQMAKFGEGFFHSLGFAELPDTFWQRSQFTRPADRDVVCHASAWDLDNDLDLRLKMCIHVDDVDFVTVHHELGHNMYQRAYRKQPFLFRNGANDGFHEAIGDAVALSITPEYLKTLKLIETVPPPEADIPLQLRTALDKIAFLPFGLLMDKWRWQVFSGETKPGDYNKAWWELREKYQGVAPPIARTEADFDPGAKYHIPGNVPYARYFLARIYQFQFYKAMCEASGYKGPLNRCSFYGSKAAGDRLNAMLEKGQSQPWQKTLKEMTGSDHLDAGPMLEYFAPLTKWLKEQNAKNGTKVGWTVEK; this comes from the coding sequence ATGCGAAGCTCTCGTTTTCTTGCCCTTGTTTTAGCGATGTCGTTTGTCCCTGCGCTCTTCTCGCAGGGTGCTCCTCCTTCACCCGCCGAAGCCGAAAAGTGGATGGCGGCCACTGAGGCCGATCTGCTGACGGCGGCGAATGAGGCACAACGTGCGGCCTGGGTACAGGAGACCTTCATCAACGACGACACCGAAGCCATTGCGGCCAAGGCGAATGAGCGCTTTGCGGCGCGCGCGAATCGTGCAGTGATTGAGGCTCGTCGCTTCGATGGGCTGAAGGGCTTGTCTACCGACATGCAGCGGAAGTTTATGTTGCTGAAGCTGAACGGCTCTCCCACGGATGAGAAGCTGCTGGCGGAGTTGACGCAAGTGAGTGCTTCTCTGGATGGGATGTATGGCAAGGGCAAGTACTGCGTTGGTGGAGACAAGACGAAGTGCCTTGGGATCGACCAGATCGATGTTGTGATGGCGAAGAGCCACGATGCGAAGGAGCTGGAAGATCTTTGGGTGGGTTGGCACAAGGTCAGCGTGCCCATGCGGCCGAAGTATGAGCGCTTGGTGGAGCTGTCGAATCAGGGTGCGAAGGAGTTCGGCTTCAAAGACACAGGCGATCTGTGGCGTGCCGGGTATGACATGAAGCCCGAAGAGTTTTCGGCGGAGTTGGATCGTGTGTGGGGTCAACTTCAGCCGTTCTATCAGGAACTGCATGCGTATGTGCGTGCGGGATTGATCAAGAAGTACGGTGCTGCGGCGGAACGGAAGGACGGCATGATTCCCGCGCATCTGCTGGGCAATATGTGGGCGCAGGAGTGGGGCAATGTCTATGACCTCGTAGCCCCCGCGGATGCCGTGAAGACGTATGACCTTGAGGCTGCTCTAAAGACGCGGATTGGGAATGTGCCACCGCTTGAAGCGGGGAAGCAGATGGCGAAGTTTGGCGAAGGGTTCTTTCACTCACTCGGATTTGCGGAGCTGCCGGATACGTTCTGGCAGAGGTCGCAGTTTACTCGTCCGGCAGATAGAGACGTTGTCTGTCATGCGAGTGCGTGGGACCTGGATAACGATCTCGATCTGCGGCTGAAGATGTGTATCCACGTGGACGATGTGGACTTTGTCACGGTGCATCACGAGCTCGGTCACAACATGTATCAGAGGGCGTACCGGAAGCAGCCATTCCTCTTTCGCAACGGAGCGAACGATGGGTTCCACGAAGCGATTGGGGATGCCGTGGCGTTGTCGATCACGCCGGAGTATCTGAAGACGCTGAAGCTCATCGAGACTGTTCCTCCGCCTGAGGCGGACATTCCTTTGCAGCTGAGAACCGCGCTGGATAAGATCGCGTTTTTGCCGTTTGGCCTTTTGATGGATAAGTGGAGATGGCAGGTCTTTAGCGGAGAGACGAAGCCTGGGGATTACAACAAGGCATGGTGGGAGCTGCGCGAGAAGTACCAGGGCGTTGCTCCTCCGATCGCACGTACGGAGGCAGACTTCGATCCTGGTGCGAAGTATCACATTCCGGGAAATGTGCCATATGCGCGTTACTTCCTGGCGCGTATCTATCAGTTCCAGTTTTACAAGGCGATGTGCGAGGCGAGCGGATACAAGGGGCCTCTCAACCGGTGCTCGTTCTATGGAAGCAAGGCGGCGGGCGACAGGCTGAATGCAATGCTTGAGAAGGGGCAGAGCCAGCCCTGGCAGAAGACGCTCAAGGAGATGACAGGCAGCGATCATCTCGATGCCGGTCCCATGCTTGAGTACTTTGCTCCGTTGACGAAATGGCTCAAAGAGCAGAACGCAAAGAACGGGACAAAGGTCGGTTGGACGGTGGAGAAATAA
- a CDS encoding DUF167 domain-containing protein — protein sequence MGLAVSLVVREVTGGVTFAVRVQPGAKRSGVVGIYGEAVKIALVAPAVDGKANEALVRFVATLLDVPRMSVEILSGVSSRSKVVKVLGVTSSQVVDGVLGVELG from the coding sequence TTGGGTCTCGCGGTTAGCCTGGTGGTGCGCGAGGTCACGGGTGGGGTGACCTTTGCGGTGCGTGTGCAGCCAGGGGCGAAGCGTTCTGGGGTGGTTGGGATCTATGGCGAGGCGGTGAAGATCGCGCTGGTTGCGCCTGCGGTGGATGGCAAGGCGAACGAGGCGCTGGTGCGGTTTGTTGCTACTCTACTGGACGTACCGCGAATGAGCGTGGAGATCCTGAGTGGGGTGAGCTCGCGGTCGAAGGTGGTTAAGGTGTTGGGGGTTACTTCTTCGCAGGTGGTGGATGGAGTTTTGGGTGTGGAGTTAGGGTGA
- a CDS encoding YggS family pyridoxal phosphate-dependent enzyme has product MSIAENLSEIRAEIAAACEKAGRDASEVKLMAVSKTHPPQMLAEAYRAGQTLFGENKVQEWEHKRDQLHSLIGEEVAKVEMHLIGNLQSNKANKAAWAFSGIDAVDSVKVAAKLNSVSAQSGLVLPVLIEVKLSEEETKHGLPEYALSGVLREILEFDGIEVRGFMTVPAFTEDVEGARPYFKKLREIRDAMRSEFHGDLALPELSMGMSHDFAVAIEEGSTCVRIGTGIFGSRG; this is encoded by the coding sequence ATGTCGATTGCAGAGAACTTAAGTGAAATTCGCGCGGAGATAGCCGCAGCGTGTGAAAAAGCCGGACGGGATGCCAGCGAAGTGAAGTTGATGGCGGTGTCGAAGACGCATCCGCCGCAGATGCTCGCGGAGGCCTACCGCGCCGGGCAGACGCTCTTTGGCGAGAACAAGGTGCAGGAGTGGGAGCACAAGCGCGACCAACTGCACTCGCTCATAGGAGAAGAGGTCGCCAAGGTGGAGATGCACCTGATCGGCAACCTGCAGAGCAACAAGGCGAACAAGGCGGCGTGGGCGTTCTCTGGCATCGACGCTGTGGATTCAGTGAAGGTGGCGGCGAAGCTGAACTCGGTTTCGGCGCAGTCGGGGCTGGTGCTTCCGGTGTTGATCGAAGTGAAGCTCTCCGAGGAAGAGACAAAGCACGGTCTGCCTGAGTATGCGCTCTCCGGAGTGTTGCGCGAGATCCTGGAGTTTGATGGCATCGAAGTGCGCGGCTTCATGACGGTGCCTGCGTTTACCGAGGATGTTGAAGGCGCGCGGCCTTACTTCAAAAAGCTGCGCGAGATTCGCGATGCGATGCGTTCGGAGTTCCATGGCGATCTCGCGCTGCCGGAGTTGAGCATGGGCATGTCGCACGATTTTGCCGTGGCGATCGAAGAGGGATCGACGTGCGTGCGGATTGGGACGGGGATCTTTGGGTCTCGCGGTTAG
- a CDS encoding DUF4188 domain-containing protein, whose product MAEIHNGRFAAQIEGDFVVFLIGMRVNRLFAFSKWLPVTRAMPRMLTELFQHPELGLLHASSALSGRTIAMTQYWRSFEHLHAYAHAKDKAHLPAWAEFNRLVGGNGAVGIFHETYMVKAGEYEAVYANMPRYGLAKAGEMVPAVGRMQSAKARLGRD is encoded by the coding sequence ATGGCGGAGATTCATAACGGCCGGTTCGCGGCGCAGATCGAAGGCGACTTTGTCGTCTTCCTGATCGGGATGCGCGTGAACCGGCTTTTTGCGTTTTCAAAGTGGTTGCCGGTCACAAGGGCGATGCCGCGCATGTTGACCGAACTCTTCCAGCATCCGGAGCTTGGGCTGCTGCACGCGAGTAGCGCCCTCAGTGGCCGAACGATCGCGATGACCCAGTACTGGCGGAGCTTTGAGCATCTTCATGCCTACGCGCATGCGAAGGATAAGGCACATCTTCCGGCATGGGCGGAGTTCAATCGCCTGGTCGGAGGGAACGGAGCGGTGGGCATCTTTCACGAAACGTACATGGTGAAGGCGGGCGAGTACGAGGCGGTGTATGCCAATATGCCGCGCTATGGCTTGGCGAAGGCTGGCGAGATGGTGCCTGCGGTTGGACGGATGCAGAGCGCGAAGGCACGGCTGGGGCGGGATTAG
- the trxB gene encoding thioredoxin-disulfide reductase, which translates to MATETMTRDTVILGSGCSGLTAAIYTGRANLKPLVLEGHEPGGQLSITTLVENFPGWPEGVQGPELVENMRKQAQKFGAEMEMGHLVSVDLTKRPIELNLGNKTIKTRTLIVASGASARWLGLPSEQTLIGHGVSSCATCDGFFFSGKDICVIGGGDSAMEEALFLTRFATKVYVIHRSESFRASKIMLERAMAHEKIVMMTNTVVEEVLGVEEKEVRGIVIRNVKSGQTSEIPLAGFFLGIGHIPNAKMFAGQMDLDEDGYILSKEQVFCTHNGEVIPGVFAAGDVQDRKYRQAITAAGTGCMAALEVEKYLEEHGR; encoded by the coding sequence ATGGCAACCGAAACAATGACACGCGACACGGTAATTCTGGGCTCAGGATGCAGCGGGCTGACGGCGGCGATCTACACCGGACGCGCCAATCTGAAGCCCCTTGTGCTGGAAGGGCATGAGCCGGGCGGCCAGCTCTCCATCACGACACTGGTGGAAAACTTTCCCGGATGGCCCGAGGGCGTCCAGGGACCGGAGCTTGTGGAAAACATGCGCAAGCAGGCACAGAAATTCGGAGCGGAGATGGAGATGGGGCATCTCGTCTCGGTCGATCTGACGAAGCGTCCGATCGAACTGAACCTGGGCAACAAGACGATCAAGACGCGGACGCTGATTGTAGCGAGCGGAGCTTCGGCGCGCTGGTTGGGTCTGCCAAGTGAGCAGACCCTTATCGGCCATGGTGTTTCGAGCTGCGCGACCTGCGACGGCTTCTTCTTCAGCGGAAAGGACATCTGCGTCATCGGCGGCGGCGACTCCGCGATGGAAGAGGCGCTCTTCCTAACGCGTTTCGCCACAAAGGTTTACGTGATCCATCGCTCGGAGAGCTTCCGCGCCAGCAAGATCATGCTGGAGCGCGCGATGGCGCACGAAAAGATCGTGATGATGACCAACACCGTTGTCGAGGAAGTGCTGGGCGTTGAGGAGAAGGAAGTCCGCGGCATCGTGATTCGCAATGTAAAGAGCGGACAGACGAGCGAGATCCCTCTGGCTGGGTTCTTCCTGGGCATCGGACACATTCCGAACGCGAAGATGTTTGCCGGACAGATGGACCTGGACGAGGACGGCTACATCCTGAGCAAGGAGCAAGTCTTCTGCACGCATAACGGCGAGGTGATTCCTGGCGTCTTTGCAGCGGGCGATGTGCAGGACCGGAAGTATCGGCAGGCGATTACGGCTGCGGGTACGGGCTGCATGGCGGCGCTTGAGGTGGAAAAGTACCTGGAAGAGCACGGACGATAA
- a CDS encoding DUF1440 domain-containing protein, with product MTTETRIPHFWKGLCCGLIGGLAGTAAKSAAEAIFPPRVHGEPEPPEVLAEKAAGHHLALSTRNAAGETIHWGFGALAGAVYGVAAEYYPASTERGGAAFGMALCAATHEGALPALGLAASPAEQSSREKSSEVATHVVYGVVTETVRSLLRRVL from the coding sequence ATGACTACGGAGACACGTATCCCCCATTTCTGGAAAGGCCTCTGCTGCGGACTCATCGGTGGCCTCGCCGGAACCGCCGCCAAGTCCGCAGCAGAGGCCATCTTCCCGCCCCGCGTCCACGGGGAACCCGAGCCGCCGGAAGTACTTGCAGAGAAGGCGGCTGGACATCACCTGGCGCTTTCCACGCGAAATGCGGCGGGCGAGACCATCCACTGGGGCTTCGGTGCGCTCGCAGGCGCTGTCTACGGCGTCGCGGCGGAGTACTATCCCGCCTCCACCGAACGTGGCGGAGCCGCCTTCGGCATGGCGCTCTGCGCAGCCACTCATGAGGGAGCGCTCCCGGCCCTGGGCCTCGCGGCTTCGCCTGCAGAACAAAGCTCTCGCGAAAAAAGTTCAGAGGTCGCCACTCACGTCGTCTACGGCGTCGTCACCGAAACCGTCCGCAGCCTTCTGCGCCGAGTCCTCTAG
- a CDS encoding glycoside hydrolase family 88/105 protein, producing MRTLAAVRVVAAMVLGVAMVGQVRAAEIPEFTNWPKDMSPQEVGKRVSEHFVPQEHQYTATIHYSEICTWYGAMTFAQLTKDTDLRDRLIKKFEPLQVGGTEAARIPVRHHVDDSIFGVAPLEFAIQTGDAKWLALGKSWADRQWENPQPDGLSAETRYWIDDMYMLTILQLEAYRATKDRKYLDRAAVEMVSYLDKLQQPNGLFYHAPDVKYFWGRGDGWVAAGMTEMLRSLPNDHPQRARIMKSYQLMMSSLLKYQNKDGSWRQLIDREDSWPESSSTGMFAFALISGVKNGWLPAQGNAAAARRAWLSLAGFVDQNADVTQVCEGTGKLDSLSYYYERKRRTGDFHGQAPVLWAASALLR from the coding sequence ATGCGGACGTTAGCGGCAGTGCGCGTGGTGGCGGCGATGGTGCTGGGTGTGGCTATGGTGGGACAGGTACGTGCGGCTGAGATCCCGGAGTTTACGAACTGGCCGAAGGATATGAGTCCGCAGGAGGTGGGCAAGCGTGTCTCGGAGCACTTTGTTCCCCAGGAACACCAGTACACCGCGACCATCCACTACTCGGAGATCTGCACCTGGTATGGCGCAATGACGTTTGCCCAGTTGACCAAGGACACAGACCTGCGGGACCGGCTGATCAAGAAGTTCGAACCGCTGCAGGTAGGTGGAACCGAGGCGGCACGGATTCCGGTGCGACATCATGTGGACGATTCCATCTTTGGCGTGGCTCCGCTGGAGTTTGCCATCCAGACTGGTGATGCAAAGTGGCTGGCGCTGGGAAAGAGCTGGGCGGACCGGCAGTGGGAGAATCCGCAGCCCGACGGCCTGAGCGCGGAGACGCGTTACTGGATCGACGACATGTACATGCTGACAATTCTGCAACTTGAGGCCTATCGGGCGACGAAGGACCGGAAATATCTGGATCGCGCGGCGGTGGAGATGGTCTCGTACCTGGATAAGCTGCAACAGCCGAACGGGCTCTTCTATCACGCTCCGGATGTGAAGTACTTCTGGGGACGTGGAGACGGCTGGGTGGCTGCGGGCATGACCGAGATGCTGCGTTCGCTCCCCAACGATCATCCGCAGAGAGCACGCATCATGAAGAGCTACCAACTGATGATGTCGTCCCTGCTGAAGTACCAGAACAAGGACGGATCGTGGCGGCAGCTGATCGACCGCGAAGATTCCTGGCCGGAGAGTTCGTCCACGGGGATGTTCGCATTCGCGCTGATCTCGGGCGTGAAGAACGGTTGGCTTCCGGCGCAGGGAAACGCCGCGGCGGCTCGTCGCGCCTGGCTCTCGCTGGCCGGGTTTGTCGACCAGAACGCCGACGTAACTCAGGTCTGCGAGGGGACGGGCAAGCTGGACAGTCTGAGCTACTACTACGAGCGCAAGCGCCGGACCGGGGACTTCCATGGGCAGGCACCGGTGCTTTGGGCTGCTTCTGCGTTGCTGCGGTAG
- a CDS encoding DUF503 domain-containing protein, whose translation MPTARLTLELNIEGAHSLKDRRQVVRSLKDKLRHAFNISIAEMDEAVVYNRAVLGVAAISHSTEYLLGLLEEVERAATRIGVGLGAEILDATVELLD comes from the coding sequence ATGCCAACTGCCCGACTCACCCTCGAACTCAACATCGAAGGCGCCCACTCTCTGAAGGACCGCCGCCAGGTCGTGCGCTCGCTGAAAGATAAGCTTCGTCACGCCTTCAACATCTCCATCGCAGAGATGGACGAGGCCGTCGTCTATAACCGGGCCGTCCTCGGTGTCGCCGCTATCTCCCACTCCACCGAATACCTCCTCGGCCTCCTCGAAGAAGTCGAACGCGCCGCCACCCGCATCGGCGTCGGCCTGGGAGCCGAGATCCTGGACGCTACCGTAGAGCTTCTCGACTAA
- the rbfA gene encoding 30S ribosome-binding factor RbfA — protein MPEHRAREHHRNRLAETLREEIAIIIEGELNDPRIGSTTVTEVALAPGGKSGHVYVAVVGTEEEEDATLEGLVAARGYIRSQLLERMGVRHLPDLAFHIDRSERLSARMDQILTRVAKRTGKSKARQSKEDAAKAAAAKVAEQEAILATVKVLAKADAYSEKNLIRKPGKKSADKSER, from the coding sequence ATGCCCGAACACAGAGCCAGAGAACACCACCGTAACCGTCTCGCCGAAACCCTTCGCGAAGAGATCGCCATCATCATCGAAGGCGAACTCAACGACCCTCGGATCGGATCGACGACCGTCACCGAGGTGGCACTTGCGCCAGGAGGCAAGTCCGGACACGTCTACGTCGCCGTCGTCGGCACAGAAGAAGAGGAAGACGCTACCCTGGAGGGCCTCGTCGCCGCCCGGGGCTACATTCGCTCCCAGCTGCTGGAGCGCATGGGTGTGCGGCATCTTCCCGACCTCGCCTTTCATATCGACCGCTCCGAGCGACTGAGCGCGCGCATGGACCAGATCCTTACGCGCGTCGCCAAGCGGACCGGAAAGAGCAAGGCTCGCCAGTCCAAAGAAGACGCTGCCAAGGCCGCAGCGGCAAAAGTTGCCGAACAGGAAGCCATTCTGGCGACCGTAAAAGTCCTCGCGAAGGCTGACGCCTACTCCGAGAAGAACCTCATTCGCAAACCCGGAAAGAAGTCAGCGGACAAGTCGGAACGCTAG